The Pseudomonas sp. MH9.2 genomic interval CGCCACTGATGTGCTTGAACAACCGGTTGTCGTAGTAACGCAGGATGCCGCTCTTGGCGCCTTTGTCCCAATGCGCCTGGGTGTAATAACGCAGGTGCTCACTCAACGCGTCGAACGGCCAGGGGCTTAACAGCGACAGCACGCGGGACTCGCGTTCGAACGCCCTGACAAACGTCCCCAGCCAGTTCACCTGGGCCGCATGTGCCCAGAACACACGAACATGCACAGGGCCTTGTGCGGCCAGTGCGTGTTCCGGCGTGCCCTCAAGCAGCGGTGTGTGCAAGGGCGGCGGGTCGAGTTCGGCCAGCCGTTGCAGCAAGGGGTAATCCAGCAACGTGGCGTTGATGATCATGTCGAGGTGGTCGAGGCTTGCTGCGTCTGCGTGTTGTTTCAGGTCGCGCAGACACGCGGGGATTTCAAAGCCCATGGCGGGCTGATGAGTCAGTTTCGGCATTCCGCTGCCCTGCCTTTTGTAAGGAAAGTTGTCCAAGGCATAGTCAGCGAAAGGTTTTTTATCGTCTGTAGGCCAAATCAGTCCCGTGTTGCAGGAAAGGTCTGAAAGGTTGGCCCGCAAAAAAACCGCCGTTCGTGAGAAAGGCGGTTAGGGGGTATCAGGGGGGTATTTGAAGGAAATGGAAATAACAAATGTGTGCGGGCATTCGATAGCGATACCACGTTGCACGAGTAAGGCGCGGTCGTTCCACGGACGGTAGAAAATCTCTATCAGTTACAGCTAGCTTGATGGGAGCATTACTGGCTTTACCCCCGCCGCGCATTCTTGACAGAAATCTGGTCGTTCAGGGTCCAGAAGTCATACAACACGCCCAGCAGAAAAAATCCGCCGGTGAATAGATAGATGATCCCGGTGATCCATTTGCCTTGATACATCCGGTGCACGCCGAACACGCCAA includes:
- a CDS encoding DUF4123 domain-containing protein, which produces MPKLTHQPAMGFEIPACLRDLKQHADAASLDHLDMIINATLLDYPLLQRLAELDPPPLHTPLLEGTPEHALAAQGPVHVRVFWAHAAQVNWLGTFVRAFERESRVLSLLSPWPFDALSEHLRYYTQAHWDKGAKSGILRYYDNRLFKHISGVFIEDAARDFHAPVISWHWTDRDHKAQIIGGYNLPFHEFTRPSTALMMDAFQVESVCMWSDAEQWEKTHGLSKRNYRVGKEQRVSLLYLGHLAASDLHLEGEEHRAFMIEWLARHLPEDLPQTGGWA